From Aspergillus luchuensis IFO 4308 DNA, chromosome 2, nearly complete sequence:
TCCAGAGCCTGAAGAAATGAGCGTAAAGCACAAGACACAGCCATATTTGGGTGGCTGAACCGGAGAGGATACAGACAGGGTCTGCCGACTCCCATTTATGCATGAAAAAGTGggacgaaaaaaaaaaaaagagagagagagagagagagagagagagaaaaacaCACAGAGGAGACTaaagggagagaaagctGAAGGTGCCAATAGAGTACGGTGTTCTCCGTATGCGGGACAGTGGAACTACAGAAAAATTCCTCTACATTGGGCCACTGGGTTGGGAAGGCTATACTAGATTCAGGAGAGACGGATGGAAAATGAGGCTGTGTGGCTAGGCTGAAACTTCATTGTGGCTGGCAGTCCAGCTGCGGAGAAAGCTGGTGGCTCTGGGCGCCTGACCAGTTGGAACCCGTTTTCTAGAACCGAGTGGGGGGGTCACACGGTGGCTGTACAGGCCCACCGCCTGCCCGACATGCGCTTTGGGCCTCTTCTCATTTGTTCTCCACCCACCAACAGCTGCCATGTTTTGTTCCTACTCatgttactactactcataCAGAGTAAAGGAGTAGTACTTTGTGTCGTACTAACAATGCTGCTCGTTACCCTTGTGACCCAGGTTGGTACTACATAGGATGTAGTTCTTCACTCACTACTCAGTACTCTACTCACTACTATTTCATGGTCTCTGCACGCCAAACTTACTAGGTCCAGTCGTTAGTACttactttccttttttgcCTTTGCCTTAATATCGAGACATTTAGGGTCTTACAATATGTGAATCTGAAGCTAAGAAGAGGCCATACGCCTAATATCTGATCCTTCCTCCTACTACTCCCGAGGCCGCGATCTCCGTCCGCAAGCTCCCTTATTGTCCCCCTTGCCGTTATGTCATTATCCATCTTCTCGGAGTACTCCGGATCCCTTTGATGTTCAATTCTGATAGCCCTGAGTCATGGCATGCGTGTCTTCTAAACTTTGTCCACAATAACATGGTTCTGATAGTAGACCCCTTGAATTACGCGCTGGGCTGTGAACTACTTGAGGGTGCTATAACGAGTCggtggtttttttttttttttttttttttttcggtaGAAAACTCTTCTTGGCCCTCTGTATCATGGAAGGTGGATCAGTAGTAGGTGATCCAAAGCATTCGTCATGATATTTTTAGGCAACATCGAGCCAGATATGTCATGTGCTAGTGGTCAAGGCATccacgatgatgaagaataTGTCCTATTTATACAATAGCAAGTTGTACTATCAGTGGGATTTCAGGGTTGGTAGTAAGACCCTGCTTACCAAGTACCTACGCACTGGTACATGGCCATGTGGTTCAATAACTACCTGCCGTGATGATAGTATGGGAGGATACACGGCAGATTCTTTAGTGATATCAGTCTCTGAATGTCATACGCTACATAGCACAGAACAATATACTGAGTGAATATTCAATAGATTTGCTCATTTATCTGTCATGTCATGATGCACCCAGTTTGTTAGCAAGGCAGCTACAGGCGGCTTATCCGGGGGCAACTGTTCTTCTGTATAACCATGTTTCCTCTTACTTTGGTAGTAGCATATATATGGCTTTCGGTTCAGCTCAATAAATGATAGTTGATTTCGAGCCGTTTCCATCTCCCGGGACAATAAGTCTAGGGTTCTTGTTGATCGTCGACTTCTAAGCTAACAATGTCGTCACCGATTTTTGATCGTCGCAATAAAGGGAGTATTCTTCATGAACCAGATTCCTACAATATTTGATCTTTTTTGAGGGCTCAATTTGCTCGCTCATGCTTTGTCATGATAGAGAATTGCTTACTTGACATTTTCATACTGTTTATTGAAATTTTACTATGTTCCATGCTGGTGTAATGGATAGAGCTCCCTTAGAAGATGTCCACGGCTTATAATAAGATTGGGGAGCGTAAGACTCTATCTGTGATGTGGCCAAAATGCACCATTTGTGTTGAGCGAGgattatctttttctttatccgTGATTATGCTTCTCATGTATTCTCAATGTTGGACCACAACTCGCCTATCGGAGTCCTCTATAGTCCGGGTTTGAGAGACTTACGAGCACAGAAAATGCCACCCAACGCTCGAGGGAAAGATGTCGGCATCTCCTTTCTTGGGCAGGCCTAACTGTGAGCTTTTGTGAAAAGTTTCGGGTGCGACCGAGAAACAGGAATCGCAGGGCTGAACGTTGCGTTTATTGAGCTTGACCGTCCGACAAATAGTGTCTCCGCAGCTCTCAACCGTcaggagagggggaagaaatgaCCTGCAATTTGAGCTAGCGCTCACGAAAGGCAATGTGCACGACCATTGCCCCTTCCATGTTCTCAAAGTTCGTGTCCCAACACATGCTGCAGCCCCTGATGCTGGAGTACCAAATTCGTTGCTAAAGAGCACGAACGCTTGGATTTACGCCAGCTCATTGGTCTAggctggagggagaggccgaTTTTCTAGACTTCAATCTATACTGCTTCTGAGATATCACAGACGCCCTAAGTCGGTTCGGTGCGCATACAGACAATACCCCTGTACCTGATCTGGTCCTTGGATTTGGGATCACATCATTGAGTGCTCGCCTCCCTCTCTATTCGATGCAAGGTTCCTTATCCTGGACGAGAAATTCATGGCCTGGGTTGGCATGTCAACAAGGAAGAATTGTCATGGcacagaaggaggagaaaagcagCCGGAAGAGTCCAGAGAAGAGGGCGCTTAAGCGCCGTGACGGGAATGGTGGATGTGATAACCAGTGCAGCTGGCCAGGGACTAGTAGCTCAACACGTGAGGGGACGAAGAGGggtgggaaagggaaggaaaggaaggaaggaaggaagggaaggtgtcaccttcaccccatccactcccaaccCATCATTTTGGTTCTCTCAATTCTCTCATTCCTCCCCTGCCCCCGATGTCACTCGCAGCGACTAAGTATGGATCAGGCCAGGGTGAGTGTTCATTCTGTTCCGTTGTCTTTCCGaaagcacacacacatacacacacacaactgTCCCCATATCAACTGACTGATCCCTTCctacagtactagtagataaACCCCTCatggctttttcttcttttggaGCTGCTCGGAACCTGCAGCAGAAATCCTGCTGTTGACTCTCGCGGGCGTTGATGGCCGGCGGTTCTGCAACACCTGTGGTTGGCTGGGCCCCGAGACGATCAACAGTTGGCgccgggaagaagaagccagacCGGCTGATTGACTCTCCTCATTCGCTCCACGGGTGACAGGCCGTGCATCTGGAGTGACAGCACGGGAACCTCCATGGCCTTTGCCCCGGCGTATCGCGACTTTCCCCACTGTGATAAGCCAGTCCAACTGCTCTAGTGGTGTTGCTTGATATCCAGTCATCGTGCTCCTCACCCCTGTCGTCCTCTACTCACACCCAAGACCATCCCTCGACCACCCAATCACCGGCTTCCCTTTGATGTGCTGCATGTTGCCGGGCGCTTATTTTCCCCTTCACATACAGTCCATACAATCCAGCTCGCGATGTGCGCTCCCCCGCCAGGCGACGGATGGCGAGGCCAGGGCCCATCATTGATATTCAAATCGGTCATGCTGCCCAGAGATCGTCTTGCCCTCGcggctccttcatcttctttttcttctctgacTCCAAACGTATCACTTCAGCCTTGCGCTGTGGCCCGCCCCTTGGTTCAACCTGTGCACGATCCAAGAAGTGAGTTCAAGTGAGGTGAAAAGCCAAGCAGTAGGCCATCGGTTCGTTCTCTTCCACATTGATCCCTTACCCTATGTCTCCCAAGGTCAACTTTGTCCAACTGATAGTCCTTCACAGTCAGGGCTTGCACGCTTgcctcatcgtcgtcctaCATTTAGGTACGTGCCTTTTGGGTATTCAGCTTACGATTCATGGGGACATGATCCTACACACTTTGCATTGGCTCCTTCGTTTTTTCTGCTTGGAAGTTAATTAGTGTGATTTTAGGCTTGATGCTTGTATAGCTGTGCTGTCACAAGAGCCTGCCGTACTCCACAGTTGGAAATCTACCGGGCGAAGGTTGAGAGCTGGTTCTCTTCATACCTTTCGAGTTCTCTGCAAGCCTCCTTTGCGCTCAGCGACTTTGCCTGCCTGCACCGCCCGACAGTCACTATCGCTCCCCTCGGCCTCTAGAAGCAGTGTCGCCTGTGGCTCTTATCCAGTCACAGCAAACCCGGGGTAATGGCGCTACCATCACAGCCTGCTGTGACTACAGAGGAACGGAGCTCTTCCGAGTGGTCGAGTTCCTCGCTGAAGGGTGGTCGAACAGCTCGCTTCGCAGAAGCAACCATGATTCACTCCCCTTCTAGTCCCGGAGACAGCGGAAAGTCTCCTTTTGCCGACCCTCCCAGCAATTCGCAGACGCCCCCTGACGTGTCTGACCTCGGCTTCGGATATGTAGCTGCGAGTGACCCTGCTAAGCATGCCTCGCATCACGATATCCCAGCCAATGACCAGAAGGGCGCTCTCAAGGTTCCAGGAACACCAGGCCGGACTTTGAATCCGTTGAGTCCAACGTTTCGAGAGGAATTTTTCGtggagaagcaagaaaaggttacggaaaaggaaaaccaGAGAGACCTGGTAAGTGAATGCGAGTGTATTCGTTGACTTGTCGGGATGCTTACCCGGGTTGCTATAGCGCATCAAGTTGCGTGTTCGGGTAGCCAAGGTGTTCCTTCGTTTCATCAACCTTGGCTGCAGTATGATTGTCCTTACCATCCTGGGAACGACATTGACTGTCTTCAACGCAACGAAGTCACTGCCTGAGCGAAACACTTCCCCTCCTTGGGAATTTGGTACAAATCCTTGGCCACAATATCTGCTTCTAGCCGTTTCATGTCTCTCCTTGATTGCCTGCCTTGGTGTCTTCTGGGGCTACTGGAGAGGGGGACGCAGACGTGCACAGAAATATGCGGCTTATTACTCGCTCCTGTCGGtgttcctcttcatcttccaactAGTCATGTGGATTGTTGCCGCCGCAATCTTTGAACATTCGAAGGCTACTGGAGACGACAAAGACCTATGGGGCTGGGCTTGTGTCCATAACGAGAGAGAACAACTATTTAAGGACCAAATCGACTACGCACTCCTCTGCCGTCTGCAGGTAGGTCAGCTATCTAACCAGTACCTGCTACATGCTAACCAACATCTATAGGACTGGGGACTGGTCTGTGCCGTCATTGAAATCGTCCTCGAAGTCTTTGTCCTCGTAATCTACGGTGTCATTTTCTACCGCTTCTGGAGCAAGAGAAAGCTGGCCAGGTCGATGGACCGTCGAGACAGAGCACGAACAGACCTGTACATCGCTCAGCTCCGCCAGAACATGGACCCCAACACACCCGGATTTCCCACCATGCCCAAGGCTCCCTTCGTGTCAACCTCAATTCCTCAAGACCAGTATTCTGCTGCTGAGAACGGACAGATGTGCACAACCCAGTTCGCCACTCCTCCGACTGATTCTAAAAAGCAGTCGGCGTTCCAGCTTCAGCCGCCCCCGATTAGGGTGCAGCAGGCATCTCCACAACCAGTGCAGAGTGAATTCCCACCGCCACCTGCACCGGCCCCGGTTCCAAGCGCTCCTAACCAGCACATGGGTGCAGCACCCGGCGAACGCACCTATGAGTCTGTGCCCATTCCCGGTGCTTATGCCGGCCCTATGAGTCCTAGTTTTCCGCACGGAACCCACCAGTAAAACCCCTGACCGTTGCCTTGCTGGCTGGACATAAGTCCAGAAGAGAAAGTAAGGAAAAGGATCATGTCTTTAAATACTGACGCACCAGTCCAGCTTTCAAAGACTTGGCCCTCAAACATTGCCTATAGCTCTCGTActctttgatgatgattgatctGTTTTCGATATGACGTGGTCCCTCGCCTGTTTCTGGACTACCTCACGGCCGTTTCCCCCTATCTACTGATTACCCTTCACTTTCTATATAAGTGTCAGCTCTGTTGTTTCAATTGTTTTTATACCAGTGATACACTCAACTACGTTGGCTTTTTGTCTAATCATTTTCTCTGTTTTCTTATGCCGTGGCCTATACAGGCGTATCATGGCATGTAATTGCGGAATATAAATATTGGTTGGAGGTGGTTAATTATAGTGTTGTTGTTCTCGGTTGTGCAACAGCCAGGATGGTGGTTGGACAAATAGTTAAGATCTTTACAAGTAAAGAGTAACCGGATCTCTTAGTTATTATGTAAACAAGGAAGTGTCATGGCGTTCATGACATATCCAGCAACGTATGAACATGTAAAATAAATACGAAATCATAACGTTAACCATCCCTGACATGTAGGTCTATCACCTACCCAAGTGGAACGCGAATAAGTTTAAAGAAACgcacaccacccacccagccACTAAAACTCCCTCCCAATAGCACCCAAAGCCTATATCCAACCGGAAGAAAAATGAACATCCCTCGTATCGCATCGTTTGGCATTCCATACAAAGACCGTGACTGTACAATCATTCACGTCCACACACGCAAAGGCAGAACTGTCACATGAGCTCTGGATTATATGGCTCCTTCTTCGAGAACGGCATTTGCATCCTTCGAAACgaagatctcctccagcttgCCGGCACCGACGCCGTCCGACCCATCATCGTTCCGCAAGACCAGACCCTGCTCATTGGCCAAGTGAAGCAGACAAATGAACCCAAAGGAGGTGCTGATGTCGCGTAGAGTTTCTCGGGGATACACTGTCTTCAATGAGTTCATGATCTGGGTAAATCGAAGGCTCTCGTTTGCTTGTTTCTCGTCCTCCGGTCCATGGTCTGGGCTGGTATCCatcggctccggctccggctccggctgcgcttcagcttcagcaTCATGAGGTTCTGCTTCCTCGGAGGATTTTGTAGGGTCTTCAGCCGGGGGAGCAGGCTCGAAATGCGTAGTTGATATCAGCCGCTCACCCATGCCCTTCCACATCTCCACTTTCAGTCGCCGGACGTCCACCTTCTTGGCAACTCGTGCATATGCCACGTAGTCAGGTCGTGCCCTACGTGCGCCCTGCGTTACCAGCTGCGAACCAAACCCACCACTGTTCTGCGTGGCCCCAGGGCCCGATCCCATCATATTGAGAAGGGCACTAAGACCTGTTGCACCGCCGGCCTCGCCCGCAGATGTGCCTGGAGGTCCATCGGCAGGGGGAGACAACATTTCCCTGGCATCTGCAAAGGGGAGgttgtcgtcatcatcatccaagccgAAGCCGTTGGGGAATgccaaaccatcatcatctgcaaaAAAGTTGGCATCATAAGCACCCTGAGCGCCTTCTTCGGACGCTGCAGCATCTTCCACCTTGTGATTAGCCCAGAATGCCTCGTCCATCTCGCCGTTACCTGCCGTCTGGTCTTGTCGTCGCTGAGTGAATTGCCGAGGACCTGTCAGCTTCTTTGAGCCCATCTTAGCCTTAGGTTTCAAGAACAGACGAAGTAGCTGGCGCGAATTGAAGTGTTTGTCATCCGGAAGTAGGTTGCGTCCTTTAGTCTTCCACTGCGTCTTGGGCAGGGATATGGTGGAGTTGGAACTGGCCGGAGTGTATATTATCTCAGCAATAGCCGGATCCAAAGGAGCACCAAAATCGATTTCAAAgggctccttctccttgcgcTGCTTTGGTGCCAGATTGGCATTCGTTGTGGCCGTTTGCTCCTTGATTCGCCGGATCTTCCAGTGCTCGGGGCCAGCCCAGTTCTTTTGCAGGGCGTTATCAAAATAGCTGAGGATGTTCTCATGGTCCCGGTTCTCTGGTTGGTGGCTGAGAGAGATAGTATATGGATCTTCATTGTCGAGCTCTTCACCATCAGCGTTCTCGTCACCTTCCCTATCGACGCGGTGCACCTTGAGCATTGGTTCAAGAGCAGCCTCACGTGCCCACGCctcaccaccgtcaccaaAACCAGCATCGCCACCCAGGTCGAATCCGGCTAACGTagcgtcgtcatcatcgaatCCCACGGCATTATCGTCATCGAGCATGATGCCCGATGCATCGTTGGGGTGCTGACTTTCCTCCTTGTCATTACGCCAGTCTTCGGGGGCTTTCAGGAAGGGTATATCTAGCGAGCCGCTCGGATCACCGAGGTCGAAGTTCTTGAGTGATGGGCAGATATCCTGGGTCTCGAGGCGGTCCAGATCCGGAAAGAATTTGCTCGCCAGCGGAGCTATGTCGATTTTTGCGTTATCATCAAAGACATTATCCGCCGACTGGCTGGGGCCGGATGGTGAGCCTGGCTGCTGGGGTTCTTCTGACTCTTCCAAGTCTTGATTGGCATCCTCTGCATCCTTGGAGGTCTCCTCAGCGGCATCGTCACTGCTGTCAAACACGATGCGCCCTTGGCTGTCTATTGATAGGTGGTTAAGGAGCAGGCCTTTAGCACCACCTTCATCAAAATCCGCCGAGGCTTTCTTAAACAGAGGATCAACTGAAAATTCCAGCTCaaacttcttcagctggaGCGAAGCGAAGGAGGGGGCAAGGGTAGCTTCATGTGTCCGTTGTGCCTAAAAGTGCCAAGTTAGTTACCCTGAAGGATGTCTATATGTTTGATACGCCTACAAACCTTTCTCCGCGCCTTCCTGGCCGCACCTTCATCaccgtcctcatcatcctcggcatcttcctcgtctgcgCCAGCTTCGCGAGCTCTCTTATCCCGGCTATCCGCCAAACCACTCAGCAGCTTACCCGTCTCCGTTGCCACACTGTCTACTCTGCTTGTATAAATTTTCACACATCCATCCA
This genomic window contains:
- a CDS encoding uncharacterized protein (COG:S;~EggNog:ENOG410PIM8;~TransMembrane:4 (i145-171o191-215i227-251o292-319i)); this translates as MALPSQPAVTTEERSSSEWSSSSLKGGRTARFAEATMIHSPSSPGDSGKSPFADPPSNSQTPPDVSDLGFGYVAASDPAKHASHHDIPANDQKGALKVPGTPGRTLNPLSPTFREEFFVEKQEKVTEKENQRDLRIKLRVRVAKVFLRFINLGCSMIVLTILGTTLTVFNATKSLPERNTSPPWEFGTNPWPQYLLLAVSCLSLIACLGVFWGYWRGGRRRAQKYAAYYSLLSVFLFIFQLVMWIVAAAIFEHSKATGDDKDLWGWACVHNEREQLFKDQIDYALLCRLQDWGLVCAVIEIVLEVFVLVIYGVIFYRFWSKRKLARSMDRRDRARTDLYIAQLRQNMDPNTPGFPTMPKAPFVSTSIPQDQYSAAENGQMCTTQFATPPTDSKKQSAFQLQPPPIRVQQASPQPVQSEFPPPPAPAPVPSAPNQHMGAAPGERTYESVPIPGAYAGPMSPSFPHGTHQ
- a CDS encoding condensin subunit BRN1 (BUSCO:EOG09260WU6;~COG:L;~EggNog:ENOG410PFHS;~InterPro:IPR022816;~PFAM:PF05786;~go_component: GO:0000796 - condensin complex [Evidence IEA];~go_process: GO:0007076 - mitotic chromosome condensation [Evidence IEA]), producing MPRVAKPQNRRSTGGASTPHKHSPMKIPLNDDMGEKAARMEARQARHDRQMDQIKAAVKTPMPPRRYTGHDFNNMSPSTPRGSGHRGRDSDVDGRRRAVTPMKRVPILANFEEWMKMATDNKINANNSWNFALIDYFHDMSLLKEGDGVNFQKASCTLDGCVKIYTSRVDSVATETGKLLSGLADSRDKRAREAGADEEDAEDDEDGDEGAARKARRKAQRTHEATLAPSFASLQLKKFELEFSVDPLFKKASADFDEGGAKGLLLNHLSIDSQGRIVFDSSDDAAEETSKDAEDANQDLEESEEPQQPGSPSGPSQSADNVFDDNAKIDIAPLASKFFPDLDRLETQDICPSLKNFDLGDPSGSLDIPFLKAPEDWRNDKEESQHPNDASGIMLDDDNAVGFDDDDATLAGFDLGGDAGFGDGGEAWAREAALEPMLKVHRVDREGDENADGEELDNEDPYTISLSHQPENRDHENILSYFDNALQKNWAGPEHWKIRRIKEQTATTNANLAPKQRKEKEPFEIDFGAPLDPAIAEIIYTPASSNSTISLPKTQWKTKGRNLLPDDKHFNSRQLLRLFLKPKAKMGSKKLTGPRQFTQRRQDQTAGNGEMDEAFWANHKVEDAAASEEGAQGAYDANFFADDDGLAFPNGFGLDDDDDNLPFADAREMLSPPADGPPGTSAGEAGGATGLSALLNMMGSGPGATQNSGGFGSQLVTQGARRARPDYVAYARVAKKVDVRRLKVEMWKGMGERLISTTHFEPAPPAEDPTKSSEEAEPHDAEAEAQPEPEPEPMDTSPDHGPEDEKQANESLRFTQIMNSLKTVYPRETLRDISTSFGFICLLHLANEQGLVLRNDDGSDGVGAGKLEEIFVSKDANAVLEEGAI